A single region of the Chroococcidiopsis thermalis PCC 7203 genome encodes:
- a CDS encoding transcriptional regulator, protein MSDLLVGKPDELLGTSALSSMKHQNSYHLIATIVFQAFPSTTTYRAACNPNVLAILEMTTSGFTIPSISSTEATQKAINELRKLSGLTWDQLAKLFNVSRRSLHSWASGQPLSSFNEENLNRLLGTIRYINRGSASFNRSLLLSPGSDGRPILDLLVAGKYEEVKQILGSGNSLQKPQLIPLSKDASGSRVPPNPVELADALQEPIHREVGRSRSARAARSRRNDSEQ, encoded by the coding sequence ATGAGCGATCTTTTAGTGGGAAAGCCTGATGAATTATTAGGAACTTCTGCACTTAGCTCCATGAAGCACCAAAATAGTTATCATCTTATTGCCACTATAGTTTTTCAAGCTTTTCCTAGTACAACAACATATAGAGCAGCTTGTAATCCAAATGTATTAGCTATTTTAGAGATGACAACAAGTGGATTCACCATACCATCAATAAGTTCTACAGAAGCAACCCAAAAAGCCATTAACGAACTCAGAAAACTAAGTGGATTAACTTGGGATCAACTTGCTAAGCTCTTTAATGTTTCGCGTAGAAGCTTGCATTCCTGGGCAAGCGGGCAACCGCTATCTAGTTTTAATGAGGAAAATTTGAATCGGTTGTTAGGCACTATTCGGTATATTAACCGAGGCAGCGCTAGTTTCAACCGCAGTCTTTTACTAAGTCCTGGTAGTGACGGTAGACCAATCCTAGATCTCCTAGTAGCAGGCAAGTATGAAGAAGTTAAACAAATTCTTGGTTCTGGAAATTCACTTCAAAAACCACAGTTAATTCCTTTATCTAAAGATGCAAGTGGATCTCGTGTGCCGCCGAATCCAGTAGAATTAGCAGATGCCCTCCAAGAGCCAATTCATCGCGAAGTTGGGCGATCGCGAAGCGCTCGCGCGGCAAGGAGCCGCAGAAATGACAGTGAGCAATGA